The Maridesulfovibrio sp. genomic sequence TATCAGATTCGAGAAATTATTGAGAAAAAATAAAGATGTCTCCGGCGGATCTCCGAAGGCTTAAAGCCTTTTGCAAAAGGGTTTAACAATCCCCAATACTTGCAATAATTAACGGGTCAGTTGATTTTTCAACTGACCCGTTTTCTTTAAAACAGACTAATGGCTTACAGCCCCCTCTCTCAGTCAACCGATACTTCTGAAACCGACTATTGATCTTCTCAGAAATGGCCTTTTCACCGGGAACTACTGCTGTTAAAGCCTTTACTTGGGGATTAGCCCCCAAGAACCTACTTCTTTTTAGCCGGGTAAACCAACAGGACCACGCGGCGGTTGCGCTTCTGGTTTTCCGGAATGGCCCTGCCGTTCTCATCCTCGTTCGGATAGGCAGGTGCTGTATCGGCCATGCCCAGCACCTTGATTCTGGACTTGCTGAACCCGGCATCAAGCAAATAGCGGGCGACGGCGCTGGCCCTTGCTGAAGAAAGCTCCCAGTTGGACGGGAACTGCCTTGATTTCATGGGAATGTTGTCCGAGTGCCCTTCAACAACAACGTCATAAGGAGACTTGGCGAGTGTAGGAGCGATCTTGGCCAACACTCTTCGGGCACCGGGGGTCAGGTCGGCCTGACCGCTGGGAAAAAAGAACCCGCCCTTGAGCACAATGGCTACGGAATCGGGCCGCATCTTGATCTTCAGGGCATCTGATTCACGCCCAACCAGACGAGCCATTTCCAATTGCATTTCAAAAATATTGCGCTGCTTCTCACTGATAACCCGGCGGGCAACGGATGCTCCTTCAAATGTATCTGACTCCCCTTTCGGAGGCACGGGAACCCCCATGGCAGAAGCCAGGGAATCTGAAACATCCTCGTACTTTTTCTGGTCTACATCGGCAATGGCCAGCAAAAGCACAAAAAAGCAGAGCAGCAGAGTCATCATATCCGCAAGAGTCAGGGCCCATCCGCCCTCTTCTCCGCCCTGTGCTGGCTTTTTCAGGCTGAAATCATCCGACATAGTTCTATCCGCCTAATGTTGCGCTAACTAAACTCGCCCATATACATTTATAAAATAATTTTCGTCTGTTTTCCCTGAAATATATATTCATATTAAGAGGGACACACTACTTCTTGGCCTTGACTGTGGCCCATTTGCGCGGAGGCAGGTAGCCCTTGAGCTTATCCATGACAATTGCGGACGGGGTTTTATCCTTGATGAACAGAATACCGTCGCGGATAACCCGCATGAGCAAGGTAATCTCGTCAATTCGTTTCTCCACCTTGATCGCGATGGGCATAAACAGCATGTTGGCGAAAAGAGCACCGTAGAGGGTTGTAGTCAATGCTGTTGCCATAGCCGGGCCGATAGCGGCAATATCACTGCCCATCCCCTGCATCATGGCAATGAGACCGATCAGGGTCCCGATAATACCGAAGGCCGGAGATAGTGTGGACATGGTCCGGTAAATCCCGGCAGCACTGTACTCCTGCTCATGATACTGCTGGATGCGGTTATCAAGAATTTCCTTGATCTCTTCCTTGGAATAACCATCCACAAGCATCTGCAACCCTTCGCGCAGAAAATCGTTCTCAATATTTTTCAGACTTCCCTCAAGATGTTCTTCGCCCTTTGCGGATACGTCTTTAGAGAGGTTGACGATAACATTGATGTAGTTCTCAAGAGGCAGTTCATCAGCCCCCATGGCCATCATGAACACACCCAGCACCCGCATTACTTCACGCAATGGATAACAGATGAAGGTGGAAGCAATGGTCCCGCCTCCGACAATGGCTATACCGGGCAGGTTGATGAACACCCCCACCGAATCAGTAGAGGTATAGGTGGCAACCATCAGGATGGCGATACCGCAGAATATACCGATTATGGTGGCTATATTCACTTTTTATCCCCCCCTTTAATCTCCCGGACCATTTCAAAAAGTTCAGTGAGCACATCTTCAGCCTCGGTCTCGTCCACATTATCGCGCACTTCATCCTGAACGATTTTGGCAATCTTCTTGGCGAGGTTTGCCAGAATCTTTTTACGCGCATCATCCTCTGCAATACTCATCAGGACACCGAGCTTGTGGTAGCCCAGACGGTTAAAAACCTCCTTGAGAGTAGCATTATCAACATAGACGATATCTTCGATATCCTCCAGATCATCGATGGACTTCTTCTTTTTCTTGACCTTGCTGAAATAGTCCGGCTCTTTTTCAGAAGCCCAGTCACTGACCTTGTTACGATCGAACAGGAACATGGTTTCTGGAAAATCTTCCTGTGCTATTTTTTTGTAGATAATCTTGGGATCGCTCTCCAGCATTTCGGAAATTTCATAAATATCCACTATCTGCAACTCAGATGTGGGGGTATATGCGTTCTGCTGCAGCTCCTTGTACAGGTTGTTGGCAACCTCAAGGAAGTTATCCGGATCAGAAATCTGTATGAATCGGTCAGGAAAGGCCTTGCCTGTACGCAAATCAATGGCATCAATGATTTTCAGGCTCTTAAGTTTATTGATAACCGCGTCAATATCACTCTGGGAAACGAGAATAATACTGCGGATGGTCTTGCAGAGCTTGGTGTAATCAAGTCCCAGATCATGATTACGTTCCTTACGGGCCTGCTCCCGGTCCATGCTGAGGTGGGTACGGTAGGCAAGGTCGAGGATATTGCAGATACTGGTAAAATTGCTGCGATGCCCTTTGGTGGAAATCATTTCACCGGTCCGGGCCAGACGCTTGACCAGAAGGCGGGTCATGTACTGAATGGTCCGGGGACACTGGTCCAGCAACTTAAGGATAATCTGATCGGTGAGAATAACGAGGTCACAGTACTCGGCTGCTTCGGCATTGGCCGAACGGGTTCCTTTGGAAATGATGCCCATTTCACCAAAAATTTCACCCTCGCCAAGGCGGGCCAGAATAATCTTTTCATTATTCTGGACCTTGTAGATATTTACCGCGCCTTTTTTAATCATATAGGCAACGGAACTCTCCTGTCCTTCCTTGAAAATTTCCTGCCCTTTGTAAAAAGACTTGATGTTAGGACTGCTGGACCCCATTAAATAACTCCCTCGATATTGCCCTTTTCAAGGCGAGATAAGTAAACTCACATGCGGATGCTCCGGTTCGGACGCAAAGAGTATTCAGCAAATCAACTGGTTATGCGGTATTGGAAATCAACTGCTTTCAGTTGTTAACATATATTAGATCACTATAAAGAACAATACACCTGAGATTTATCTTAAACTATAGCACAATCTGGTCCTTACAGGCACCACTTTTGTTGCCTCCGGCCAGCCGAAAGGGTAATTTCCACCAGCTATTAAATAGTTACACAGAAAGGCAATTACTGTTAAGCTCGGATCAACGCGATCAAAACATCACCAGACAAGAATTCACAGGAATTGATATGGAATGGAACCTCTTATTCGGACACCTCGCGGTTGTAGGCGGTTTTTTACTGGCTGCCATACTGGTCATGTCCATCCTGCGCAAACAGCGCACATCATCAGCAGCTTTTGCATGGCTGCTGGCAATATTTTTTGTGCCCTATGTGGGAGTCCCCTTCTATCTCATGTTCGGGGGTCGAAAACTCAAACGTGATGCCCACACCAAAGCGGACATCCACCTTGAAGTACAGGAAACAATCCCTCTAACCGAAGCCGATCCCATTGACACCATGCTCCGCGAATACGATATCCCTGGTGCAACCAGCGGCAACGAAGTCCGTCTCTGCCCCACAGGTATCGATATTTATAATGAGCTGGTTAAGCTCATTGAGAATGCCGAACATCAGATCCTGATCACCACCTTCATTCTTTCGCGGGATGAAGTGGGTAAAGATATTGTGAGAAGGCTGGCCCGAAAGGCTGCTTCCGGAGTAACCGTTCGTCTTCTTCTGGATGACATCGGCTCCATGTTTACGTCTCGGCGATTCCTGAAAGAACTTATCGCTAACGGCGGTAAGGTCGCCTACTTCATGCCCCTGTTCCGCGCCCCTTTTCATGGTAACAGCAATTTACGCAACCACCGCAAGATCGCCATTGCCGACCAGACCTGTGTGCTGGCCGGGGGAACCAACATTGCCAACGAATATATCGGACCCGAGCCATGCCCGGACCGCTGGACGGACCTTTCCTTTGTCTTGAGAGGTCCTGCGGTGCGCCATTACATTGAAGTTTTCCAATCGGACTGGCTTTTTGCCTACGGTGAAAAAGTAAACATAATTCCTCCGTGCACCAAAGGTTCCGACATAAGCGGAAAGGGAGTCATGCAGGTTGTGCCATCCGGTCCTGACGTCCCCCGCGACCCGGTGCATGATGCCCTGCTTACCGCTGCTTTTACGGCTGAAAAAAGACTTTGGATCGTCACCCCCTACTATGTGCCGGACGAAGCCCTGGCACAGGCCCTGCGTCTGGCCGCTCTACGAGGAGTTGACCTACGGGTGGTGGTCCCGGCCAAATCCAACCACGCATTGGCCGACCTTGCGCGGGGAACCCACCTGCGCGAACTGGAGCAGTGCGGCGGACGGGTAGTCAAATACCCGCACATGGTACACGCCAAGGTTATTGTTGTTGATGACCGGCTGGCGGTTGTTGGCTCTGCAAACATGGATATGCGCAGTCTGTTCCTGAATTACGAGATTGTCATGTTCACCTACTCTGAAGCGGATGTTAAGCCGGTCAGCGACTGGGTTCAGGGGCTGATAAACGAAAGCAGCGAGGGAACACCTCAAGTTGGAATGATCCGTGATACAGTGGAAGGAGTGGCAAGGCTGGTGGCTCCCCTGCTTTAAACTTAATGAATTGACCTCACGCAGGGAGAATCTTATCTTATTGATATGGGTAAATTAATACTGGTTTTATTTTTTTCCGCGCTGCTGGTCTTAGGCTTTGCTGCAAGCTGCTTCGCATGGGGACCGGGAGTGCATATGGCTATCGGAAATGCTGTACTTTCAAACACGGTGCTACTTTCCAACAGCGTAGCCAAACTTCTGCTCTCCAACTCAGCCATATTCCTCTACGGTTGTCTAAGTGCGGATATATTCATCGGCAAAGGCAGCAAGGCCAAACGGCTGCACAGCCACAACTGGCAGACCGGCTTCAATCTGCTTGATGAGTCTAATGATGAACACATGGAAGCGTACTCCCTAGGCTATCTATCCCATCTGGCGGCAGACATCATAGCCCACAACTATTATGTACCCAACCTCATGCAGCAGGCCCGCTCCGGGGGCAGGCTGAGCCACGTATACATAGAAATGCTGGCTGATGATCAGGTAGACTGGTCCGCGCAGGAAGCAGCCCGGCTTTTCCGCAAGGCAAATCAGGATGCGGACTTCAGCCTGCGCAAACATATGGATGCCAAGAAATACAGCTTCCTGTTCAAAAAAAAGGTCCTGCATCAAAGCATCGGATTGCTGGAATACAAAGCGGTCAGCAAATCCCTGAATATATCCAAAAAAGTAGTCCCGGCTTTTCGTCAGGCATACCTGCGCTCAATCATCGACTATTCATATCGCCTTGTGGTGGATATGCTCAATTCCCCGCAGAATGCCGTGGCCCTGAACTTCGACCCCATCGGCGCCGACAATATCAGGCTTGCAAAAGAAGAAAACAACTGGAAAACCGCACTTAAACGTAATGTTCCTTTCTCGCCCCGCTTTGAAATTGATACACGGATTACCAGCCTGCCCAAAATTGCCGGAGTAGAAAATCTGTTTAAGAGATAGGCGACGGAAAAACTTTTCTGCGCCCATTATCCGTTGGACCACACTTATTAGACCTGAATTATCCGAATATTATTCTAAACGCAGACGTTTTACATTCCAAAAAATCGCTTGTTTTTTCAAAACCATGAATTTGATTCGCCTAAAACCATCCGAAGTTCTAACACAAGCATCTTTCATGCATGTCTAATGCAATTTTATATTTTTTAATGTTGTACACACCAGTACAACATCAATAACACATAGGCACTGCATTAAAGTATACATCTCTACTTCACGACACACAGTGCAGGACAATAGATTCTCACTTGTCCCGACCCTATCCCTGCCCTTATCTTTTTTTACAAATTTGACATCTTTTACATTTTATAAAAAATTATCTTTTATATACCAACTATATAGAGATTCAATCATTGTCCCAATATTGTAAAAGCGTGTACCCACAAGACATGCTTGGGAAATTTTTCACCTACGTATTGATTTCAAAATCAATGCTGTCTGAATACTGACATTAAAACAATTCATGCACACATCTTTTCATACAAACATATGAAATTAAAAGGAAATAACCCAAAAGATAACTATGAATATTATTTGCCATGTATTTTTTAATTTTACATTGCCAGCTGTTGACTTGCATTGGGCTCGGGCATAGGTGGGAATTGTGAACAACGCAAATTAAACCAATTTTTTTTGGAGGAATATAATATGTACGCAATCGGAACCATCAAGGCTTGGGCAGCCACCCGCACAGCACGTAACGGCGGCGAAGTAAACCACAGCATGCACGCAGTGCTGACCATCGCATCCCTCGGCCTCTGGCTTCCTGTCTGGACCGTGGCTGCAATCCGCGAAACCAACCGTGCAAAGATGAGAAGCTCTCTTGTGGACCTGCGCCACATCGAGCGTCTTGAAATCTCCCCCGAATACCGCAGACAGCTTGCACGCATGTCTCGCTAGGGAGAGTCTTCAAGCTCATTAAAATGATTATGCTTTCAAATAAATATAGGTTTATTTCGAAGACATAATCCCAAGATTTAAAATTTATGCCGCTCTGCTAGAGTTGAGCTGAAACATATTAAACCCCGGTCCCTTGTAGTCCATTGCGAGCGGACCGGGGTTATCCAAATGAGAATCCCTTTCCGGGGTTGCTTTTCATAACGGTTGAAATATACTTAACCGACCTTCCCGCCTTTTCACCTGAAACGGCAGTCCTGTTTCCCGCGCCAAAACAGAACCTTGATTATTGCTGCACGTCACAACTTGTGCCGTGTCTTTCCGCATTTTAACTCAACGAGGTTCAATCATGTTTGAATACGATCTTGCCCACTGGACAACCTTCTTTTTAGCCGCCTTGCTGCTCAACATCGCACCGGGACCGGACATGGCTTACATACTCAGCCATACCATTACCGGAGGTAGAAAGGCCGGATTTGCCGCCATGTTCGGAATCTGGTCCGGAGCTTTCCTCTATGTAATACTGACCGCCCTCGGACTTGCCGCCATTGTGGCTGCATCGGCCACTGCCTTCGGTATTGTGAAATGGGTAGGCGTTGCATATCTTTTCTGGCTGGCCATCGGCGCCTTCAGATCCAAGGGGAGCATCTTGAATATAAACAAAAACTCAAATCAGTTGAATTCAACCTCCATCTTCAAGCAGGGTATGTTCATCCACCTGCTCAACCCTAAGGTCGCAACATTTTTCATCGCCTTCCTGCCTCAATTTGTTGTGCAAGGGGCAGGTCCGGTCTGGGCCCAGCTCATGCTCCACGGCACGCTGATCATTGTAACCGCCGCATTTGTTGAGCCACCGCTCATCTATGCCGGCGACCGCATCACCGGGAGACTTCGTAAAAGTCAGAAACTGCAAAGATGGCTGGACCGCGCACTTGGCTCGGTATTTATTGCGTTCGGGATTAAGCTGGCACTGTATGAGAGGTAGGAGAATGAATACGCAAGCACCCTTTATTTAACCACCCCTATCTGCTACTTTCCACAGACAAGGAGTATCTCATGAAAAAAATATTGCTGACCGTATTCATACTCGTATCAATAGCCCTTTGCGGCTGCCAGCCACGGTTAAATTTATTTCCTGACGGCACCGACCCACTTATTGAAAAAAAACTTCAGGGTGAAGGAAACGATAAGGTTCTGGTTGTTTCCATTGACGGAACCATTTCCGATGAAGGTAAACGGGGATTATTGGGAAGTGCTCCCAGCCTTGTACAGGAAGTATCCTCCCGCCTGAAACTTGCGGCTGAAGACGATGACATTAAAGCTTTGGTGCTTAAAGTGAATTCCCCCGGCGGAGGTGTTACCGCCAGCGATATCCTCTACAACGAAATCCTCCGCTTCAAAGAGAAGACCGGGGCCAAGGTTGTAGTAAATATGATGGATGTAGCTGCTTCCGGAGGCTATTACGTAAGTCTGCCAGCAGACCATATCATGGCCCACCCGACCACCCTTACCGGGTCCATAGGGGTTATTTTCATCCGGCCCAAAATTGACGGGCTCATGGACAAAATCGGCGTCTCCGTGGAAGTTTCCAAGTCGGGCCGCAACAAGGACATGGGCTTTCCTTTCAAACCGGACACCCCGGAACAACAAAAAATCATTGCTGACATCATCAAAAATTACGCAGACCGCTTTCAAGGGCTGGTCAAAAAACACCGTTCAATTTCCGAAGATAAGCTGAAAACAATCTTCACGGCTCAGGTGTTCAGTGCCGAAGGCGCAAAAAAAGCCGGACTGGTGGACAGTCTTGGTTACCTGCCTGATGCAGTAAAAAAAGCATGTGAGCTGGCCGGGATCGCGGAAAATTCTCAGGTGATCACCTACAAACGCAAGAATTATCCCAATGACACAATTTACAACTCCGCCTCATCACAGACATTCAGCCCTGCACTGATCAATATTGATGCCGGAAACCTAATGCCTCCTAAGGCCGGATTTCATTATCTCTGGCTTCCGGCTGCGGAATGATCATAGCATCACTGCTTTTCTTTCCGTAAAAAAAAATGTATGAACTGCCCGTTTGACCTGATGACAGCAACCCCAGACCGGAGGACATATGAAAAAAAACAGCCTGATCCTTACACTCATCCTGCTTTTTTCCCTCGCTGTTATCAGCGCATGCACTCAGGAAACCCAGAACCGCATAGGCCGTTCCATCCAGAACTGGACCGGGGTTAACGGGGTGCTTG encodes the following:
- a CDS encoding zinc dependent phospholipase C family protein produces the protein MAIGNAVLSNTVLLSNSVAKLLLSNSAIFLYGCLSADIFIGKGSKAKRLHSHNWQTGFNLLDESNDEHMEAYSLGYLSHLAADIIAHNYYVPNLMQQARSGGRLSHVYIEMLADDQVDWSAQEAARLFRKANQDADFSLRKHMDAKKYSFLFKKKVLHQSIGLLEYKAVSKSLNISKKVVPAFRQAYLRSIIDYSYRLVVDMLNSPQNAVALNFDPIGADNIRLAKEENNWKTALKRNVPFSPRFEIDTRITSLPKIAGVENLFKR
- a CDS encoding MotA/TolQ/ExbB proton channel family protein codes for the protein MNIATIIGIFCGIAILMVATYTSTDSVGVFINLPGIAIVGGGTIASTFICYPLREVMRVLGVFMMAMGADELPLENYINVIVNLSKDVSAKGEEHLEGSLKNIENDFLREGLQMLVDGYSKEEIKEILDNRIQQYHEQEYSAAGIYRTMSTLSPAFGIIGTLIGLIAMMQGMGSDIAAIGPAMATALTTTLYGALFANMLFMPIAIKVEKRIDEITLLMRVIRDGILFIKDKTPSAIVMDKLKGYLPPRKWATVKAKK
- the sppA gene encoding signal peptide peptidase SppA, coding for MKKILLTVFILVSIALCGCQPRLNLFPDGTDPLIEKKLQGEGNDKVLVVSIDGTISDEGKRGLLGSAPSLVQEVSSRLKLAAEDDDIKALVLKVNSPGGGVTASDILYNEILRFKEKTGAKVVVNMMDVAASGGYYVSLPADHIMAHPTTLTGSIGVIFIRPKIDGLMDKIGVSVEVSKSGRNKDMGFPFKPDTPEQQKIIADIIKNYADRFQGLVKKHRSISEDKLKTIFTAQVFSAEGAKKAGLVDSLGYLPDAVKKACELAGIAENSQVITYKRKNYPNDTIYNSASSQTFSPALINIDAGNLMPPKAGFHYLWLPAAE
- a CDS encoding OmpA family protein, whose amino-acid sequence is MSDDFSLKKPAQGGEEGGWALTLADMMTLLLCFFVLLLAIADVDQKKYEDVSDSLASAMGVPVPPKGESDTFEGASVARRVISEKQRNIFEMQLEMARLVGRESDALKIKMRPDSVAIVLKGGFFFPSGQADLTPGARRVLAKIAPTLAKSPYDVVVEGHSDNIPMKSRQFPSNWELSSARASAVARYLLDAGFSKSRIKVLGMADTAPAYPNEDENGRAIPENQKRNRRVVLLVYPAKKK
- a CDS encoding phospholipase D-like domain-containing protein gives rise to the protein MEWNLLFGHLAVVGGFLLAAILVMSILRKQRTSSAAFAWLLAIFFVPYVGVPFYLMFGGRKLKRDAHTKADIHLEVQETIPLTEADPIDTMLREYDIPGATSGNEVRLCPTGIDIYNELVKLIENAEHQILITTFILSRDEVGKDIVRRLARKAASGVTVRLLLDDIGSMFTSRRFLKELIANGGKVAYFMPLFRAPFHGNSNLRNHRKIAIADQTCVLAGGTNIANEYIGPEPCPDRWTDLSFVLRGPAVRHYIEVFQSDWLFAYGEKVNIIPPCTKGSDISGKGVMQVVPSGPDVPRDPVHDALLTAAFTAEKRLWIVTPYYVPDEALAQALRLAALRGVDLRVVVPAKSNHALADLARGTHLRELEQCGGRVVKYPHMVHAKVIVVDDRLAVVGSANMDMRSLFLNYEIVMFTYSEADVKPVSDWVQGLINESSEGTPQVGMIRDTVEGVARLVAPLL
- a CDS encoding cyclic nucleotide-binding domain-containing protein; the protein is MGSSSPNIKSFYKGQEIFKEGQESSVAYMIKKGAVNIYKVQNNEKIILARLGEGEIFGEMGIISKGTRSANAEAAEYCDLVILTDQIILKLLDQCPRTIQYMTRLLVKRLARTGEMISTKGHRSNFTSICNILDLAYRTHLSMDREQARKERNHDLGLDYTKLCKTIRSIILVSQSDIDAVINKLKSLKIIDAIDLRTGKAFPDRFIQISDPDNFLEVANNLYKELQQNAYTPTSELQIVDIYEISEMLESDPKIIYKKIAQEDFPETMFLFDRNKVSDWASEKEPDYFSKVKKKKKSIDDLEDIEDIVYVDNATLKEVFNRLGYHKLGVLMSIAEDDARKKILANLAKKIAKIVQDEVRDNVDETEAEDVLTELFEMVREIKGGDKK
- a CDS encoding LysE family translocator, with product MFEYDLAHWTTFFLAALLLNIAPGPDMAYILSHTITGGRKAGFAAMFGIWSGAFLYVILTALGLAAIVAASATAFGIVKWVGVAYLFWLAIGAFRSKGSILNINKNSNQLNSTSIFKQGMFIHLLNPKVATFFIAFLPQFVVQGAGPVWAQLMLHGTLIIVTAAFVEPPLIYAGDRITGRLRKSQKLQRWLDRALGSVFIAFGIKLALYER